ggtgcggtagggagggggcggtatagcccagctcagttccgaggtcgcgtttccactgccgacagtacccttggtggtaggccggatgtcgatcgccgcggcagctacgtaaacatcgtaaacaacgtcttcctaccgaagaatgcagacgaacgtctccacctccttgtttgcccaagcaagctttttacgcgacatgttaattgtaaagaataatacctcgaggctactgtttgtttgtttttatccccgcgtcacccggaagtgacgattctgtcgaccaatcaacggagggggggtgtagctagaatttcacgggaccctttcaggcgtctggtctcgttttgggtaccgcaacggaggagtcccgagaatggggccggaacgggtacggcaaagtcggggtcacgcccacttttggcggtggaaacgcgacccgacccgcacctttgcgatccgatccgttccgggTGCGATGCTCTCTACTTCTTATCGTTCACGTTTGCAAGATATTTTGAAAATCTAAGATTTAGAACCAACATAAatgctttttacatttttgtcataAAGGTTCCAGTAGTTTTTATATCTGCTCAATGAGGTAATTCCTCACAGTAGTTGCGTTGCGCGTGACATGAACTATACAAAGTAGACGCAGCAACAACGTAGCCTAGCAACAAAGCGTCGACAATGGATCCCAAGTACCTAaccctaacgcctcgtgcccactgcaccgtcagtcaacggacgtgggaaggcgtggctgacggatgtgggagtagtctttgcagatgcatccgtcagccaatcaaatcggttcgccgggttcttcccgcttcttcctgcttgttgcgaggcaagatgacccgctttcccactttccagtatcgtcagagcccgagtcgcgtcacagtgcttaaatttgcatacgcgatctgattggatgacggatccgtcgctgccgaaaaagttgaacatttttcaactttctgacggtggcgaacgctccaactgaacggacggatccacaatgcattgcgcgtccgtccccatgcaaagtcaatgggcaacggacaactgacggaggcagtgggcacggggcgtaacgcctcgtgcccactgcaccgtcagtcaacggacgtgggaaggcgtggctgacggatgggggagtagtctttgcagaggcatacgtcagccaagcccaagcatatgcgatctgattggatgacggaaccgtcgctgccgaaaaagttgaacatttttcaactttctgacggtggcgaacgctccaaacgaacggacggatccacaatgcattgcgcgtccgtccccattcaaagtcaatgggcaacggacaactgacggaggtagtgggcacggggcgtaacccTAGCACTAGGCATCATGCTGGCGGTCCTCTGCACAGAGACGGAAAGGAAGAAAAGGAAGAAGATTGTGGACTCGTTCTTGGGTTGAAAATGCAGGGACGTTGCTGCCACATTTCCATCAAAGTTGTCTCCATTATATTGCTCCATTTTCTATCGTTTTCTTTATTAGCATTCTTCTTGTTATTGATCGCATTCATTTTTGCAGTAGTTACTCCTACTCAGCGTACTGCAGTGAAGTCAGTTGGTAAACACTGCGcgtgagctccagctgttcGCGGGCTTCCCTCACGCAACTGGGGGCGTGGTTCCCTCATGTCGACAATGGATAAGTCATGCGATTCTCCAAAAAATTCTGACATGCCAAACTTTTCGCTGTGGGGTTTTCGAGCGTCgcaggcgaaagcatcgcagatCGCAagagttagggttaaccctaacccgatcgcaaatttgtctgcgacgaaagaatcggggcaaaatcgggctgaaatcgtgtagtctgaatgGGCAATaagggggggtactgtcatggtctgtgtcgtgttttggtgtgtttccctgtgtttccctcctgtgttcattactgctccctcccctaatgtgtctcagctgttcctcgttgtgtgtcttgtgtttagtatttaagcccttgtctttcctttgttcctggtgctgtcattgtggtttgttggtcctgcgtgttctctgttgttacctgtgttccctttctccttgccttagccttttggcggaaataaagtgccgttttccctacccgtctgcatctgggtcctacctgcctgcctgcacccacaACCCCTAACCCCCTGGTGGATCGACTTTAGAAGTCATTCGCTGGGGACGGAATTTTTGATAGTTGGTTAGTCAGTGGGGGTGATATTTATGGAAATGCACTGTTATTTATTAAAACAGAAGAGAACACAAAGGAAACATCCAAAAGGTCAGACAGTGTCATCTTTCTTTATTGATGCAGTTGAACAGTCTGcactgccacctggtggccagAAGGCACATTACACAGAAAGGAAAGACTGTTTCAACGCCGCTCTTCAATCATGTTCGTGTCCCTGCAGAGGTGAAGTGAATAGTTGATTGGTTGTCTTCAGCTGGTCCAGGTCCCCACTGGACCGGTCTAgcaagcaaccttccggttaccagccggcCCTTCTCTACCTCCAGAACTAAGCCGACCCCCACAATGGACCGGTCCGTAGTCAGCAGGACCCCCCAGCGGTGGAGGAGGACTGCCGGGGGGCCAGGCTGTCCAGCCAGAGCCCCAGGGCGTACTTGGTCCCAGTGCTGACCCGCTCCACGTCGGGGCCCTCAGCAGGGGCCCGGGCACACAGCACGGCCCCGGGCAGCAGGGAGCCCCCCAGGGCCCCGTCCGGCAGGACCTCCGTCACCCTGGAGGGGAAGGGGTACCAGGGTAAGGTAAGGGGGTACGGACACTTAGGTAAGGTAAGGGGGTACGGACACTGAGGTAAGGTAAGGGGGTACGGCCACCAAGGTAAGGTAAGGGGGTACGGCCACCAAGGTAAGGTAAGGGGGTACGGCCACCAAGGTAAGGTAAGGGGGTACGGACACCAAGGTAAGGTAAGGGGGTACGGACACCAAGGTAAGGTAAGGGGGTACGGACACCAAGGTAAGGTAAGGGGGTACGGCCACTGAGGTAAGGTAAGGGGGTACGGCCACTGAGGTAAGGTAAGGGGGTACGGCCACTGAGGTAAGGTAAGGGGGTACGGCCACTGAGGTAAGTTAAGGGGGTACGGACACCAAGGTAAGGGGGTACAGACACTAAGGTAAAGTAAGGGGGCATGGACACCAAGGTAAGGTAAGGGGGTACAGACACTAAGGTAAGGGGGTACGGACACCAAGGTAAGGCAAGGGGGTACGGATACCAATGTAAGGTATGGGGGTACGGCCACTAAGGTAAGGGGGTACTAAGATAAGGTAAGGGGTTACAGACACTAAGGTAAGCTAAGGGGGTACCGACCCTAAGGTAAGTTAAGGGGTACCTGACgactgggggcggggggggctgcagccccccttcctccccgtcGGCCCCCCCCACGATGCTGCGGGCGAGGTCCCGGTCCACCCAGAGACACGCACTCACCTCCGCAGGGTCCGGACGCAGAtacacctgggacacacacacacacgattatgtgagtgagtgtgtgtgtacctgtagctcctggtgtgtgtgtgtgtgtgtgtgtgtgtgtgtgtgtgtgtgtgtgtgtgtgtgtgtgtgtgtgtgtgtgtgtgtgtgtacctgcagctcctggtgtgtgtgggggcagtGCAGCAGCATATAGGTAACGATGTGATGTCTAAAAGGAGATCCTCTGGCCAGACGGGCGGGGTACGCagactataacacacacacacacacacacacacacacacacacacacacacacacacacacacacacacacacacacacacacacacacacacacacacacacacacacacacacacacacagagaagagtTAGTTGTATGATGCCTATACAGACTTTATCTGCATAATGGCCTTAGAAGCACGACCAttgaactgtctgtctgtcagcatgtctgtctctctgagcctgtctgtctgcggcCCGTCTCACCTCCCACAGCCCCAGTATCTGAGGACTGACGTCGTTCTGCTCCACCTCCAGTCCCGTTTCCTCATGGAGCTCCCGGAGTCCAccagccaacacacacgcacacgcacgcacacacgcacgcccacgcacacgcgcacgcacgcgcacacacatacacacacttcaaaTGAATGATTGGATAGTGAGGAGCATTTAAGCGATGTTGACATGATGTTGACATGATGTTGACATGATGTTGAGTTGATGTTGACATGATGTTGAGATGATGTAGACATGATGTAGACATGATGTTGACATGATGTAGACATGATGTAGACATGATGTAGACGTGATGTTGACATGATGTAGACGTGATGTAGACGTGATGTAGACGTGATGTAGACGTGATGTTGACATGATGTAgacattaggggtgtaacggtacacgtatttgtaccgaactgtcacggtacaggcacttcggagcggtaacagaggtgtaccgcggtacaTAAATGTGGTGTACATAGCgggcaacgatcgtcgaatagtctgagtcacgtagaatatcgaataatgaatgtgactatcgttatttatcacacggctcttctcaatgctgttgaacgctaCGTTGACTTGCATGGTTCTTCACAACATCCGGTGGTGAATAGtgtcctcggttgctaagcaacgtcaacgtctttggcggagtggcagactatttctctactgatcaacaccacgaatgctggtaacaaataaattgtaaaaaaaaagttatatttttGACGTGtatagttcaccgtcatgcaggctgtgttcagtcaaataaataattaatagataaaaataaatagcgatccgttttcggcgcatctgcctaagcccacgttgaaataatttggatgttgaatgttaatggcgcagttgttgaaataaacagattgatacATGATTCATACAAATCAcgaaagcctctccctgtgtcattgtgtgtgtgtgcatccgagGCGCGTGCGAGCGTGGGGGGTTTCTTGATTGAGCGATTTTCTAATATTATTtgaatacttctcagcgaatatcgaatagtatttttgccagagATAAACATCCCTAGCACACGCgtttgaaaaggcaccatccaggtgtcaCTAACACTGTTGCTGTGGAAAAAACAAAACGAGCGGTGCAAACCCAGCTTACAACACCATCAACAACCCCCGTCTGGGAATTCATTGCTtcatttcattgctgctgataCACGGCCATTCTCtgttgttgacaaacaagcagtttttttaaatttcccccttaactatgaaccgtaccgtaccgtgccgtgccgtaccgtaccgtaccgtgccgtaccgtaccgtaccgtgacttaaaaaccgaggtacgtaccgaaccgtgacttttgtgtaccgttacacccttAGTAGACATGATGTTTACATGATGTTGACACGtaccgtctcctccagctccacatGTCCTCCTGGAACACACATCAATTATTAAACACACATGTAATACACAAGATACACATTACTAAACACACATggaacacactaaacacacatgtaacacacaagatacacacacacacacacacacaaattacgtgacatacttatattacacatgtttacacacacacacacacacacacacacacacacacacacacacacacacacacacacacacacacacacacacacacacacacacacacacacacacctacctacctGGGGGGACCCAGAGCCCAGGGAATATTCGAAGTCCGGCTGCTCGTCTCGTCAGCAGcactctctgattggctgtctgcAGGATGACAGCCACGCCCACATCCACCCCACGGTCCTGGACGTCCAATGGGATAGCAGCGGCCTGAGTGACTGACAGGTGCTTGAAGGGACAGAAGGCGGGTCTCtggaaaaacagaaaacaaacacattatagTGAGCCTGTaatgtatatgagtgtgtgtgtgtgtgcgttgtgacaTGGATAAGTGTGATTGTCATAATGGTGTACTAGTGTGaagtttttgtgtgtctgtgtgttatcatgacacacacacacacacacacaccttgagagGGACTCGCTGGCCCGCCCCCTGACTCAGGATGAAACGGTTGTTGTCAAGGTAACAGCCGACCTGCGTCTCATCCTGACCGCCGAAGTGCCCCGTGATGCTCTGTCGGAACAACACATCACAAAATCACAcgcgtcgcacacacacacacacacacacacacacacacacacacacacacacacacacacacactgtgtgaacaGAACTGAGACCGACACAGTTGTGTAATGTTGTGTAACATTAGTTGCGCTAATGCGCTGTACTAACGTAACGTAACGCAACCTTCGCGCCATGCTGCCGCATCTCTTCGGCAGCATGGACATCCCTGCAGAGATGCGTGGCTAGACTGACCTGGACGAACCGGGCGCACTGCGCAGCTGCGTTCCCCCCGCTCAGGTGGACCAGGACCTTCTGGACCTTTTGGACCTGGGTCTCCATGATCCTCTTCTCGGTGGTAGGACCGGAGTCAGAGTCTACATGGATCCGTCCTGGAACGCAACCGGCAGCGTGCTATGGGTTATCCAACTCAGAGGTTTCACGGGACGTTGGACCTCCTGTGTCGCCGGGTACTCCTATCTGACGTCCACTACCCTGCAGACAGCTGCTGACAAAAGTCCCGTGTTGACACCGGAAGCGCAGTGACTTGCTGTAGCGCCGCCCTCTGTGCGGTTCCCCAATCTGCCCACCAGGGGGGGGTAGAAACTCGTTCAGTCATCAGGGTTTTTAGTTGGGATATTAAAACGGTCAGAGTAACACACCACTCCGTTGTCCGTTTTTACCCAGTGAGGAGGAGACAACACATCCAATACAAACCTCCAGGGTGGATAAATGTGGATAGATcatattatatcatatcatCAAAGCCCCTCTGAAGCAAACTAATTTGTTAAAATAATTAATgcaaaacaatatttaaatgttgttgtGACTCTTTTAATTGAGTGACTGTAACTCTAAAAATGTCATACATACACCATTGGAAGAGTAGCGACGCATCACCTGCAAGTGAAGCAACGTGACAGAGACGGATACGGAGACAATGTTATAGAAAAAAATCTCAGAACAAACCTTCGTCTCAGACAGCAGATTTAAACCACaactcaaaaaataagtaaaaactGGACAGGATCTCTTATTTAGAATCAACAATCACACACCTTATGACTAATAGgttgtctgtctacctgtctgtctgtctttctgtctttctgtctgcctgtgtgtctttctgtctttctgtctgtctgtctgtgtgtctgtctgtctgtctgtctgcctgtctgtctgcctgtctgtctgtctgtctgtctgtctgtctgtctgcctgtgtgtctgcctgtgtgtctgcccgtctgtccgtctgtctgtctgtctgtctgtctgtctgtctgtctgtctgtctgtctgtctgtctgtcctgggttacagttctgtttagttctggGTCTTCCTGGTTTCACGGTGCGCTCATTCTGAATGGTTCCTGGTAGTTCTGGTTGACTGGGCCGGGGAATCTGATTGGCTCTGGGCAGTCTTGGTTGAACGGTCCTgtgattctgattggttctgggTAGGGCTCGCTGAAGGGGCCACTGACTCTGATTGGCTCGGCGTAGCTGGGGTCCCCCATGAGGAAGAGGGGCTCAGCGGTGGTGCTGGTCCCACAGGGAGGGGCCTCAAGGTCCTggtaagggttagacagtccagagacaggtcattaaggagcaggtaggggttagacagtacagagacaggtcattaaggagcaggtaggggttagacagtacagagacaggtcattaaggagcaggtaggggttagacagtacagagacaggtcattaaagagcaggtaggggttagacagtacagagaggtcattaaggagcaggtaggggttagacagtacagagacaggtcattaaggagcaggtaggggttagacagtacagagacaggtcattaaggagcaggtaggggttagacagtacagagaggtcatt
The Gadus macrocephalus chromosome 6, ASM3116895v1 DNA segment above includes these coding regions:
- the LOC132459004 gene encoding nucleoside diphosphate-linked moiety X motif 17-like, producing METQVQKVQKVLVHLSGGNAAAQCARFVQSITGHFGGQDETQVGCYLDNNRFILSQGAGQRVPLKRPAFCPFKHLSVTQAAAIPLDVQDRGVDVGVAVILQTANQRVLLTRRAAGLRIFPGLWVPPGGHVELEESVLAGGLRELHEETGLEVEQNDVSPQILGLWESAYPARLARGSPFRHHIVTYMLLHCPHTHQELQVYLRPDPAEVSACLWVDRDLARSIVGGADGEEGGLQPPPPPVVRVTEVLPDGALGGSLLPGAVLCARAPAEGPDVERVSTGTKYALGLWLDSLAPRQSSSTAGGSC